The proteins below come from a single Jaculus jaculus isolate mJacJac1 chromosome X, mJacJac1.mat.Y.cur, whole genome shotgun sequence genomic window:
- the Rtl4 gene encoding retrotransposon Gag-like protein 4, whose product MEKCTESPPTVQVEGSFLGGDNLTLQPQMQDLTKDNTALRRQGMPVLNTPMMPVSYVLEHLPRLHGDPSSLSGFLAQVTTYMTALKISNPADDAQVKHFFEYLSQQMQKHGVISESNQNILLEQCENFVLEFQQSFGEPMQQEINPLMNVKVNKGDKISHQDAKPSQILAQNLSYNETNQNDSLQEGLNDPIQDEEITDIMGNLPDLITQCIQLDKKLSNRPELLQSETHVPTFASLIHHQSIIPVPAAPPSKEESTQVRGAQLPLTPAKRVRQQETQLCLYCSQADHFTRDCLAKRSRTPSKTKYTTHQ is encoded by the coding sequence ATGGAGAAGTGCACAGAATCACCACCTACTGTACAGGTAGAGGGTTCCTTTCTAGGTGGAGACAATCTGACCTTGCAGCCACAAATGCAGGATCTTACTAAGGATAACACTGCTTTGAGAAGGCAAGGCATGCCTGTCCTGAACACTCCTATGATGCCTGTGTCCTATGTACTTGAGCATCTCCCCAGGCTACATGGTGACCCTTCTAGTCTCTCAGGTTTTCTTGCTCAGGTGACTACTTACATGACAGCTCTCAAGATCTCAAATCCTGCAGATGATGCTCAGGTCAAGCACTTTTTTGAATACCTTTCTCAGCAGATGCAAAAGCATGGGGTCATATCTGAATCCAATCAGAATATTCTACTGGAGCAATGTGAGAACTTTGTTCTTGAATTCCAGCAGTCATTTGGTGAGCCCATGCAACAAGAAATAAACCCTCTGATGAATGTTAAGGTCAACAAaggagacaagatctctcatcaGGATGCTAAGCCTTCCCAGATCCTTGCTCAAAATCTGAGCTATAATGAAACTAATCAGAATGATTCATTGCAAGAGGGACTGAATGACCCAATCCAGGATGAAGAGATCACAGATATAATGGGCAACCTACCAGATTTAATCACTCAGTGCATTCAACTGGACAAGAAACTGAGTAACAGGCCAGAACTCCTACAATCAGAAACCCATGTCCCAACATTTGCTTCCTTGATTCACCACCAATCCATCATTCCTGTACCTGCTGCTCCACCATCCAAGGAAGAATCCACACAAGTTCGAGGAGCTCAGCTGCCTCTAACCCCAGCCAAAAGGGTCCGTCAGCAAGAAACTCAGTTATGTCTCTACTGTAGCCAGGCTGATCACTTCACAAGAGATTGCCTTGCCAAACGTTCTCGAACACCATCAAAGACAAAATACACAACTCACCAGTAA